In the genome of Bacteroides mediterraneensis, the window AGCCCCTCCGCGGCTGCTGTCAAACTTCTTCCCGTTGATGGTCCATCCCGTGTAGTGTGCGGTGACGATGCTCCGCGGCGTGGGATGCTTGCCGTCGTTCGCACCCGAAGCCAGTACCTTGTAGTAGATTCCCTTGGGGAGTGCCTGTACTCCCTCTTCCTTCGCTTTTTCGGCCAGCCAGTCTTTGTTGGCCTGCATGTATTCTTTCTTTCCCATTTGCAAATGATTTTGGTGTAAAGATACGGATTTTCCCCGAAAAGTTAAAACAGTCCCTGTATCCATCCCCACAGCTCCATACTGAGATAGACCACCGCCTTGGCAAGCCAATAGATGAGCACGCACAGCAGCAGGATGCCCACGGCGGTGAGTACAGCCTTGCGGTTCACCTCCCGGATGATTTCCTGGTCGCCCTCCACGAAGCCCACAATCAGCCGGAAGTTCTTGGTGTACGAGCGGCTGAAAATGTCCAGCAAGTCGCCAATCCAGAGCGGAATGATGCCCAGCAGCATGTCCGTCAGCATGTTGTAGACGATGGCCAGGGTGAGGGGGATGGACTTGATTCTGAACAGGGACACGGCGAGAAAAGGCAGCATCATGACAGACGAGAAGATGTCGCCTGCCGTCGGGAAAAGCAGGCCGATGAGAGGGTCCAGAAAATACCGGTCCATCACGTTCTTGATAGTCCTGATCAGTCGGTAGAGCGGGTCGGTTTCCCACTGCATGCGCTTTATATGTCGTTTCGTATGCTCCATTTAGTCACTTGTTGGGTACAAAGATACGAATATTTTGGATGTGTCCTTTCAATTGTTTTTAGGTAAAATTACGCTTTATTACAGCCGTATTGTTTTGAGTGTGGCGGAATGCGCCTATTTTTGTCACATTATTTGTGAACCTATGGACAAAAAACTGCTTAAATACTGGAAAACCTGTCTGCTGGATGCCGAATGGAGCAACAACCCCTCCAATCAGGAACCGCGTGTTACGTTGAGAATTGGTCGCCGGATGCCGGAATATCTCCTTAAAAAAGACCGGGAGCTGCTTTTCCCGGACGAGACAGACCCTCCAAAGAAGCACAGTGTACGTATTGCTCCCTGTGTGCTGCTTCCCGAATATGAAAATGGCAAGCTCCTCGGCAGGCCATTCCCTGAATATCCTTTTTTCATCACTTATACCTTGTGGCCCGACGGTCGGTTGGGCATGCCGGAAAACCCGCTGGAGCGGGTGCCGGTGTTTGTCCGTAGGTTTCTTTCTCCCAATGCCAAGGACGACCGTACGATTGCTTCCCTTGCGGAGGTGGACTGTCTGCTGAAGGAATTCCCGTTGGAGCTGGCCGATGAGAAGGCTTATTGGCGGGCATGTGAGGGATTGTTCCGTAAGGCTACCGGAATGGCTTTCTCTGAAATGAACTATTCGGAGTGTCCGGAGATTGCGGTTACAAAGGCACCGGCCACGGGAATGGCACAGAATATTCTGCGACTTTACGACAAGTTGCTGGACAGCCGTGACGACTTTCCCCTGCTGGAATGTCTGACGCGTTGTGAATGTGAGCCGCTGCTTCCGTTGCCCGACCGGAAAGAAGTATATGCCAACCGGAAACATCTGGCGCAGATGAGCGGTGATTTTCCCTTGTCCGTCTCCCAACGCGAAACCTTGGCCATGTACACCCACCCCCGTTGCAGTCGGATTTTTGCCGTCAACGGCCCTCCGGGAACGGGAAAGACCACCTTCCTGCAGACGGTCATCGCCAACCGACTGGTGAATTCCGTACTGTCGGGAGGAGAGCCCGAGCTCATTGTGGCCAGTTCTGTCAACAACCAGGCCATTACGAACATTCTCAAGGATTTCAAGATAGAAGCTGCGGATTCGGATGATTCCGAGGTACGTCTGGCCGAGCGCTGGCTGCCGGAACTGGATACACTGGGCTTGTATCTGTCCGGAAAGGAAGGCGAGGCCGACCGTTATGCCATGATGCTGAACACTAAAGGAACGGGTTTCCCGAAAACCTACGACCAGCCGGAGCGGGTGGACGAGTACCGTACGTATTACCTGGAGCGCTTCAACCGTCATTTCCATGCTTCCTGTCAGGACGAGACGGAGTGTCAGGACTACCTGCGCGGTCGGATGATGCTTTTGAAGATGCGGATTCATACAGGTCTGGAAGCTGCCGTACAGAAAGAATGTGGTGCCGGAAGCGGAGACGGAAGCTTTTGGGCCCGGATGATACATCGCTTCTGCAAGTCCTCTACTGCCTATGAAGAATTTGTGGCCCAGTGGGAGGAAAATGATGATTTCAAGAAATGCTATACCCGACTGACCAGGGAAGAGGAATATAAGGACTTGCCCTGCATGGACGACATGGCCGTGCGACTGGACATCAGTTACCGTTATCAGATGTTCTGGTATGCCATCCACCATCGGGAGGCCGAGTTCATCCGTCGCCTGAGTTGTTGTACCGGAAACCTCAACAGTGAAGACCGCGGGGTGTATCTCGCCCGGTTGAGGCGTCTGGCCTGCGTGTTGCCGGTATTCATCTCTACGTTCCATTCTCTTCCCCGCTATATGACTTGCACCTGCGGAGATGAAAAGTTCGTTCCCCTTTACAATACCATCGACCTGCTCATTGTCGACGAGTCGGGGCAGGTGTCGCCCGAACTGGCCGTACCTTCGTTCAGCCTGGCGCGGCAAGCCATTCTCGTGGGCGATGTGGAACAGATAGAGCCCATCTGGCCCGTGTCTGCCGAATATTCCTTTCTCAATCTCAAGCGCTTCGGGGTGGTGGCTTCGGAAGAAGACCCGCTCTACGGTTTCCTGTCCGAACACGGTTTCCTGTCCTCTTCCGGAAGCCTCATGAAGATGGCCC includes:
- a CDS encoding FKBP-type peptidyl-prolyl cis-trans isomerase, whose protein sequence is MGKKEYMQANKDWLAEKAKEEGVQALPKGIYYKVLASGANDGKHPTPRSIVTAHYTGWTINGKKFDSSRGGAPAAFRLSDLIEGWIIAMQQMCVGDKWEIYLPAEMGYGKFSQPGIPGGSTLIFEIELLGIA
- a CDS encoding DUF4112 domain-containing protein, coding for MEHTKRHIKRMQWETDPLYRLIRTIKNVMDRYFLDPLIGLLFPTAGDIFSSVMMLPFLAVSLFRIKSIPLTLAIVYNMLTDMLLGIIPLWIGDLLDIFSRSYTKNFRLIVGFVEGDQEIIREVNRKAVLTAVGILLLCVLIYWLAKAVVYLSMELWGWIQGLF
- a CDS encoding AAA domain-containing protein → MDKKLLKYWKTCLLDAEWSNNPSNQEPRVTLRIGRRMPEYLLKKDRELLFPDETDPPKKHSVRIAPCVLLPEYENGKLLGRPFPEYPFFITYTLWPDGRLGMPENPLERVPVFVRRFLSPNAKDDRTIASLAEVDCLLKEFPLELADEKAYWRACEGLFRKATGMAFSEMNYSECPEIAVTKAPATGMAQNILRLYDKLLDSRDDFPLLECLTRCECEPLLPLPDRKEVYANRKHLAQMSGDFPLSVSQRETLAMYTHPRCSRIFAVNGPPGTGKTTFLQTVIANRLVNSVLSGGEPELIVASSVNNQAITNILKDFKIEAADSDDSEVRLAERWLPELDTLGLYLSGKEGEADRYAMMLNTKGTGFPKTYDQPERVDEYRTYYLERFNRHFHASCQDETECQDYLRGRMMLLKMRIHTGLEAAVQKECGAGSGDGSFWARMIHRFCKSSTAYEEFVAQWEENDDFKKCYTRLTREEEYKDLPCMDDMAVRLDISYRYQMFWYAIHHREAEFIRRLSCCTGNLNSEDRGVYLARLRRLACVLPVFISTFHSLPRYMTCTCGDEKFVPLYNTIDLLIVDESGQVSPELAVPSFSLARQAILVGDVEQIEPIWPVSAEYSFLNLKRFGVVASEEDPLYGFLSEHGFLSSSGSLMKMARKSCSFQVDGERGAFLREHRRCLDAIIAYCNDYVYHGRLVPLKGDRPKYTAIPAKGYVHVNGFSRRGKTGSRFNEAEATAIVAWLVREKEGLEKAYGKPIHQVAAIVTPFKAQERLLRNLLSSLSSQEAELFAPMTIGTVHSLQGAQYPLVLFSPVNSPEDPSFFMEAGGKYNMLNVAVSRAQYHFLVFGNMNIFHPDRDTPSGNLAKWLFDGLQDEMSGGFVYQAERPLCRYTEVDRLSTLEAHREILRRAIQTARRRVVIVSPFLFLTALKSDNLIPLIQEAVERGVEVVVYTDHYLGKEHGLWREDTLKARRALVENHVSLRILKGIHNKSLAVDDCLLVEGSFNWLSANRDEEKARHECSIRVQFPAAATYIERLEQELSQIETETVFYRPRGGEGFSPDFFRPPFHNTCPQSLLAHVREQVGRLGVPAVSSQESVRQLREKAPRHGAFWTDEEMQLVWELMNYTNVLSVFTDCLQRSERSIRYKVEGTAS